One Nothobranchius furzeri strain GRZ-AD unplaced genomic scaffold, NfurGRZ-RIMD1 Scf031, whole genome shotgun sequence genomic window carries:
- the LOC129156172 gene encoding uncharacterized protein, which translates to MAAGTPHSLGLQAAPGESWLQQEDYVSLNESTPSNYLNHHIARSTGRGGGVATIFHSDLLISPLQINSYSSFEHLILSFPNPDCKTVKPLLFVVLYRPPGPYSEFLDQISDFLSDLVLNTDKVIVVGDFNIHVDIENDCLNVAFSNILDSIGFTQRIHSSTHSCHHTLDLVLTYGIECEEITIFPHNPVLSDHFLITFEFFITEFSRHESKFHYSRSQSDNAVASFKSTVPSLLSSASQRHVAEGNIFSSSPSQIDALVHHVNSSLRVALDDVAPLKKKVIRDRKLGNPQHLCLLTYRVYPEADEPTLVARGRSPW; encoded by the exons atggctgctgggacacctcattcgttgggattacaggctgcacctggcg aatcctggctgcagcaagaggactatgttagcttaaacgagtcgactccttcaaattatttaaatcatcacattgctcgaagtacagggcgaggaggaggagtggcaaccatttttcattcggacttattaatcagtcccttacagattaatagctacagttcgtttgaacatcttattcttagttttcctaatccagattgcaaaactgtaaaaccactcttgtttgtagttttatatcgtccaccaggcccttactctgagtttttggatcagatctctgattttttatctgatttggtgctaaatactgataaagtcattgtagtgggggatttcaacattcatgtggacatcgaaaatgattgcctcaatgtagcctttagtaatatcttagactcaattggttttactcaaagaatacatagctccacccactcctgccatcatacattggatcttgttctgacttatggcattgagtgtgaggaaataacaatctttccacataatccagtcctctcggaccactttctgataacctttgagttttttataactgagttctcgagacatgaaagtaaatttcattatagtcggtctcagtctgacaacgcagttgcgtcttttaaatcaactgttccatctttactgtcctcagcatctcagaggcatgtagcagagggcaatattttcagttctagcccctcacaaattgatgccttagttcatcatgtgaattcctctttacgtgtggcattagatgatgttgcccctttaaaaaagaaggtaattagggacaggaagttggggaaccctcaacatctgtgtcttctgacgtatcgggtgtacccggaggcagatgaaccaacgct ggttgcacgcgggagatcaccgtggtga